One Hyphomicrobium album genomic window carries:
- a CDS encoding DUF502 domain-containing protein, translated as MSRIGRIFLTGLLAALPLLLTIFIVAWLLSLLNQYLGPSSGFGRILASLGLGGGPSELASYLIGLGLIGAAIYALGLVVHSRLGAWGAALFERLIRRVPLISSVYDLSSRFVSIVDTKNGDSVKGMSPAWCYFGGKPGAAVLALLPSKTPVRLGGEDYLAVLIPSAPVPIGGALVYVPAAWVEPAEGGIDELMSVYVSMGITPPGQAPT; from the coding sequence ATGAGCAGAATCGGGCGCATCTTCCTCACCGGCCTGCTGGCCGCACTGCCGCTGCTGCTCACGATCTTCATCGTCGCCTGGCTTCTGTCGCTGCTCAACCAATATCTGGGGCCGAGCAGCGGCTTCGGCCGCATCCTCGCATCGCTCGGCCTCGGCGGCGGCCCTTCCGAGCTCGCGTCCTACCTGATCGGCCTAGGCTTGATCGGCGCTGCCATTTATGCGCTTGGGCTCGTCGTGCATTCGCGGCTCGGCGCATGGGGCGCCGCACTGTTCGAACGACTTATCCGCCGCGTCCCGCTGATCTCGAGCGTCTACGATCTCTCGAGCCGCTTCGTCTCGATCGTCGACACCAAGAACGGCGACAGCGTGAAGGGCATGAGCCCGGCATGGTGCTATTTCGGTGGCAAGCCCGGCGCCGCCGTTCTGGCGCTGCTCCCGTCGAAGACGCCGGTCCGCCTCGGCGGCGAGGACTATCTCGCCGTCCTCATTCCCTCCGCCCCGGTGCCGATCGGCGGCGCGCTGGTCTACGTTCCCGCCGCGTGGGTCGAGCCCGCGGAAGGCGGCATCGACGAGCTGATGAGCGTGTACGTTTCGATGGGCATAACGCCACCAGGGCAGGCTCCCACGTAG